A single window of Flavobacterium sp. 140616W15 DNA harbors:
- a CDS encoding helix-turn-helix domain-containing protein yields the protein MTDTKKRSDCPVSCSLDVWGDKWSLLIVRDLMFSKQCTYGDFLKSDEKIATNILASRLQTLEANGIISKSDHPESKAKVLYKLTPKGIDLVPIMIEINLWAEKYFTIPSEQKLMLKEVKKDKEAFIKTAKRDLKKGI from the coding sequence ATGACAGATACTAAAAAAAGGTCGGATTGCCCTGTTAGTTGTTCTCTTGATGTTTGGGGAGACAAGTGGTCCTTGTTAATTGTACGGGATTTAATGTTCAGTAAACAGTGCACCTACGGCGACTTTCTGAAATCGGATGAAAAAATTGCAACCAACATTTTAGCTTCACGTCTACAAACGCTTGAAGCAAACGGAATAATAAGCAAATCTGACCACCCCGAGAGTAAGGCAAAAGTTTTATACAAACTCACTCCAAAAGGAATTGATTTGGTGCCTATAATGATTGAAATAAATTTATGGGCAGAAAAGTATTTTACTATCCCAAGTGAGCAAAAATTAATGCTGAAAGAGGTAAAAAAAGACAAAGAAGCTTTTATTAAAACAGCAAAAAGGGATTTGAAGAAAGGGATTTGA
- a CDS encoding SDR family oxidoreductase, whose product MDLKNKTILITGGGAGIGLEAAKQFLENNANVIITGRNQEKLDAAKKRYPNIIAIKSDVASGEDAISLLRQVKELGGIDILYNNAGVGVMPLNLGIANDKHLENATYEMNINYLGVVRLNNLFLDMLQSRKESAIINTTSILSYVPSLLEPTYSASKTALAFYTKSLREHLRIANSNVKVFELLPPLVATEMTASRNDKKISPEALVKELIAGLKKDRYTIRVGDTKVVYILNRLFPKFAFRLVNPKKADKFLE is encoded by the coding sequence ATGGACTTAAAGAACAAAACAATATTGATAACAGGTGGTGGTGCCGGTATTGGACTTGAAGCCGCTAAACAGTTTCTTGAAAATAATGCAAATGTTATCATTACAGGTAGAAATCAGGAAAAATTAGATGCCGCAAAAAAAAGGTATCCTAATATAATTGCTATAAAAAGTGATGTTGCCAGTGGAGAAGATGCAATTTCTCTTTTGCGTCAGGTTAAAGAATTAGGTGGAATTGATATTCTTTATAACAATGCAGGTGTGGGTGTAATGCCATTAAATTTAGGAATTGCCAATGACAAGCATTTGGAAAACGCAACATACGAAATGAATATTAATTATTTGGGGGTTGTTCGTCTGAACAATCTTTTTTTGGATATGCTGCAATCAAGAAAAGAAAGTGCCATTATTAATACTACATCTATATTGAGTTATGTGCCTTCGTTACTTGAACCTACATATTCAGCATCGAAAACCGCTTTGGCATTTTATACAAAATCGCTTAGAGAACATTTACGTATCGCTAACAGCAATGTAAAAGTTTTCGAACTCTTGCCTCCATTGGTAGCAACAGAAATGACCGCAAGCCGAAATGATAAGAAAATTAGCCCCGAAGCTCTGGTAAAAGAATTGATTGCAGGGCTTAAAAAAGACCGATACACCATTCGTGTAGGAGATACAAAAGTAGTTTATATCCTCAACCGTCTTTTTCCTAAATTCGCTTTTAGATTAGTTAATCCAAAGAAAGCAGATAAATTTTTAGAATAG
- a CDS encoding exonuclease domain-containing protein, which translates to MKKVQYAIVDIETTGGNASGSCITEIAIIIHDGKKAIDRYQTLVNPQKEIPLPIFALTGINNEMVRDAPLFDDIANKVLELLTDRIFVAHNVNFDYSFVRHELEKSGFKWTARKLCTVRAARKIRPGLGSYSLGKLCSSLDIPIENRHRAGGDADATAILFARLLQWDHEGEIVKMIKNTAQDQRLPPNLPPCDFEQLPEKPGVYYFYDQQKKVIYVGKAINIKKRVASHFSGHNINPQRQNFLRDIYRISFEICATELMALLLECSEIQKLWPKYNRALKRFEPKYGLYSYEARNGYCYLAIGKMGKFQTTIESFNSLYEGINVLRSLAQQFEIDHRFCKYGTTEDTVPFQNNDHTNFPDVLQHNHQVESAIDFLLTSRKSFAIIDKGRVAEEHSCIWVEKGHFHGMGYIPSDAALTQVTELKEHVVSYRSNHYLMQLITAYAAKYPKKVFLSK; encoded by the coding sequence ATGAAAAAAGTACAATATGCCATCGTAGATATCGAAACCACAGGCGGTAATGCCAGTGGCAGTTGCATTACGGAGATTGCCATTATCATCCATGACGGTAAAAAGGCAATCGATCGTTATCAAACACTTGTCAACCCTCAGAAGGAAATTCCACTTCCTATTTTTGCTTTAACAGGCATCAACAATGAAATGGTACGTGATGCGCCTCTATTTGATGATATAGCAAACAAGGTGCTAGAGCTGCTTACAGATCGGATCTTTGTGGCACACAATGTCAATTTTGATTACTCCTTCGTCCGTCATGAATTGGAAAAATCAGGATTCAAGTGGACAGCCAGAAAGCTATGTACTGTTCGTGCCGCAAGAAAAATTAGACCTGGACTTGGTTCTTATAGTTTAGGCAAACTCTGCTCCTCCCTTGATATACCCATAGAGAACCGCCACCGCGCTGGGGGAGATGCCGATGCTACGGCTATATTGTTTGCTAGATTACTGCAATGGGATCACGAAGGAGAAATCGTAAAGATGATTAAAAATACAGCCCAGGATCAACGCTTGCCACCCAACCTACCTCCTTGTGACTTTGAACAATTGCCAGAAAAGCCTGGAGTATACTATTTTTATGACCAGCAAAAAAAAGTAATCTATGTAGGAAAGGCCATCAATATAAAAAAAAGAGTGGCTTCCCATTTCAGTGGGCACAACATCAATCCACAACGACAAAACTTCTTGCGTGATATTTACAGAATCTCTTTTGAAATTTGTGCCACTGAACTCATGGCATTACTTTTAGAATGTAGTGAGATTCAAAAGCTCTGGCCTAAATACAACAGAGCCTTAAAGCGTTTTGAACCCAAATATGGACTCTATAGTTATGAAGCCCGAAATGGATACTGTTATCTTGCCATTGGGAAAATGGGAAAGTTTCAGACTACCATTGAATCCTTCAATAGCCTATACGAAGGAATAAATGTACTACGTAGTTTGGCCCAGCAGTTTGAAATTGACCATCGTTTCTGTAAATACGGCACAACTGAAGATACTGTACCTTTTCAAAATAATGACCATACCAATTTTCCCGATGTTTTACAACACAACCACCAAGTTGAATCTGCCATTGATTTTTTGTTAACTAGCAGGAAAAGTTTTGCTATTATCGATAAAGGCCGCGTTGCAGAGGAACACAGCTGTATCTGGGTCGAAAAAGGACACTTTCATGGTATGGGCTATATTCCTTCTGATGCTGCCCTAACACAGGTTACTGAGCTAAAAGAGCATGTCGTATCCTATAGAAGCAACCACTACCTAATGCAGTTGATAACTGCCTATGCAGCAAAATACCCCAAGAAAGTTTTTCTTTCGAAATGA
- a CDS encoding DNA polymerase III subunit alpha: MYLNCHSFHSLRYGTIPLEELVQQAVACNVKAMALTDINTVTGIYDFVKACNEVGIKPIVGMELRFDGQLRYIALAKNRNGLGQMNRFLTDHNFDGTPLPFSAPRWEDVVVIYPLENIPDVLKENEYIGIRPEQLPKLFHAQWKALLHKMVILQPVVFRTKREFNLHRILRAIDINALLSKLTQEDVCKTSDVMIPLEQLLLPFTEYPEIIANTQKVIEDCNFEFDFKTPKNKKFYTQSRETDIALLTQLAFEGLEWRYGADNLVAKARVEKELKVIDELQFSGYFLITWDIIQYSNSCGFMHIGRGSGANSIVSYCLGITDICPIELDLYFERFLNLNRKTPPDFDIDWSWKERNTILEYIFKRYGADHVAFCGTNVEFKYRSIFREVGKVFGLPKEELDMLAKNPMALHETNTIVKYVQQYGMLLEKYPNQRSMHSCGIIISEEPITNYTPLEMPPKGFPIVLFDMHIAEDIGFEKFDILSQRGIGHIDDSVKLIQKNRGITVDIRNTALSKDEALCNTYLATGKTIGCFYIESPAMRGLLRRLNCDNYKILVAASSIIRPGVAQSGMMKEYIFRHNHPDKFEYFHEVFKEQLGETYGIMVYQEDVIKIALHYGGLPAADGDILRRAMSGKGRSKAALQKVKDNFFASCLQKGHPELLSQEIYRQIESFAGYSFCKAHSASYAVESYQSLYLKVHYPVEFMVAVINNQGGFYRTEVYVHEAKMSGATLHNPCVNKSDYETTLYGTDVYLGFMHLEGLETKLAQLIITEREAHGAFLSLENFINRIPIGIEGIQILIFIGAFRFTGQSKNQLLVIARLILVNFKPENRNLMLLQEPVKAYKLPVLERSAFEDAFDEIELLSFPVSCTPFDLLQTKYRGSVLVKDLISHHKKTIKMLAYLISRKHVPTKRGTMYFGTWIDNKGDYFDTVHFPDSLGQYPFLGGGCYLLLGTVEVDYHFPTVTITKMAKMPFIADPRYSNASEKQYTAHQQLREDVSMTHRAPYPQEHEINIPRQKMTP, from the coding sequence ATGTACCTCAATTGTCATTCTTTTCATTCCCTGCGCTACGGAACCATACCACTCGAAGAGTTGGTACAACAGGCTGTGGCTTGCAATGTAAAGGCAATGGCGCTCACCGATATCAATACCGTAACAGGAATTTATGATTTTGTAAAAGCCTGTAATGAAGTTGGTATAAAACCAATTGTGGGTATGGAATTACGCTTTGATGGTCAGCTTCGTTATATTGCCTTGGCCAAGAACCGAAACGGTCTGGGACAAATGAACCGTTTTCTTACCGATCATAATTTCGATGGAACACCCCTTCCCTTTTCTGCACCCCGATGGGAAGATGTGGTAGTTATCTATCCCCTGGAGAATATACCTGATGTTTTAAAAGAAAATGAATACATCGGCATACGTCCCGAGCAGCTTCCCAAACTTTTCCATGCCCAGTGGAAAGCCCTGTTGCATAAAATGGTCATCCTGCAACCTGTAGTTTTTCGAACCAAAAGAGAATTTAATTTACACCGTATCCTTCGGGCTATTGACATTAATGCCTTACTATCTAAACTTACCCAGGAGGATGTGTGTAAAACTTCAGATGTGATGATTCCCTTGGAGCAATTACTATTACCTTTTACAGAGTACCCCGAGATTATAGCCAACACTCAAAAAGTAATCGAAGACTGTAATTTTGAATTTGATTTCAAAACACCCAAAAATAAAAAATTTTATACCCAGAGTAGAGAAACCGATATTGCCTTGCTCACTCAATTGGCCTTTGAGGGGCTAGAGTGGCGTTATGGAGCCGATAACCTGGTGGCTAAGGCACGCGTGGAAAAAGAGCTAAAAGTCATCGATGAATTGCAGTTCAGTGGCTATTTTCTAATTACTTGGGACATCATCCAGTACAGCAATAGCTGCGGTTTTATGCATATCGGTAGAGGGAGCGGTGCCAACAGTATCGTAAGTTATTGTTTGGGCATAACCGACATCTGCCCAATTGAACTTGATTTGTATTTTGAACGTTTTCTGAACCTCAACCGTAAAACGCCTCCCGATTTTGATATCGACTGGTCGTGGAAAGAGCGCAATACCATCCTGGAATATATCTTCAAACGCTATGGCGCGGATCACGTTGCTTTTTGCGGCACCAATGTAGAATTCAAATACCGCTCGATATTTCGCGAAGTGGGTAAAGTATTTGGACTCCCAAAAGAAGAACTCGATATGCTGGCCAAGAATCCCATGGCACTACACGAGACCAATACTATCGTTAAATATGTTCAGCAGTATGGAATGTTACTCGAAAAATATCCCAACCAGCGCAGCATGCACTCCTGTGGAATCATCATCTCTGAAGAGCCTATCACCAATTATACCCCGCTGGAGATGCCGCCAAAAGGATTCCCTATTGTGCTCTTTGATATGCACATCGCCGAGGATATAGGTTTTGAAAAATTTGATATCCTGAGCCAGCGTGGCATTGGCCATATCGATGATAGTGTGAAACTCATCCAAAAGAACCGCGGGATTACGGTAGATATTCGCAATACAGCGCTTTCTAAAGACGAAGCCTTATGCAATACCTACTTGGCCACTGGCAAGACCATTGGGTGCTTTTATATCGAAAGTCCCGCCATGCGTGGGCTACTGCGCCGTTTGAATTGTGATAATTATAAAATACTCGTGGCGGCCTCTTCCATTATCCGCCCCGGAGTAGCACAGTCTGGTATGATGAAAGAATACATTTTTCGTCACAACCATCCCGATAAATTCGAATATTTTCACGAGGTTTTTAAAGAGCAACTCGGAGAAACCTATGGCATTATGGTCTATCAGGAAGATGTGATTAAAATTGCCTTGCATTATGGAGGATTACCCGCTGCCGATGGAGATATATTGCGTCGTGCCATGAGTGGTAAAGGCCGATCCAAAGCAGCCTTGCAAAAAGTAAAAGATAATTTCTTTGCTTCCTGTCTGCAGAAAGGGCATCCTGAGCTACTGAGTCAAGAAATATACCGCCAGATCGAATCCTTTGCTGGCTATTCCTTTTGCAAGGCACATTCTGCTTCCTACGCCGTGGAGAGCTATCAGAGTTTATATCTCAAGGTACATTATCCTGTGGAATTCATGGTAGCAGTAATTAATAATCAGGGAGGCTTTTATAGAACTGAAGTGTATGTGCATGAAGCGAAGATGTCAGGCGCTACCCTGCACAATCCGTGCGTCAACAAAAGCGATTATGAAACTACATTATATGGCACCGATGTCTATTTGGGCTTCATGCATCTTGAGGGTTTAGAAACCAAACTGGCGCAACTAATTATTACAGAGCGTGAAGCCCATGGTGCCTTCCTGTCTTTGGAAAACTTCATCAATCGTATTCCCATTGGTATTGAAGGCATCCAAATCTTGATTTTTATCGGTGCCTTCCGATTTACAGGACAATCCAAAAATCAATTATTGGTAATCGCCCGACTCATACTAGTGAATTTCAAACCTGAAAACAGAAATCTGATGTTACTGCAAGAGCCGGTTAAAGCTTATAAATTGCCTGTACTGGAACGCTCTGCTTTTGAAGATGCTTTCGATGAAATTGAACTGCTGAGTTTCCCCGTATCCTGTACCCCATTCGATTTGTTACAGACCAAATACAGAGGATCTGTACTAGTTAAGGATCTAATTAGTCATCATAAAAAAACAATAAAAATGCTCGCCTACCTCATCTCCAGAAAACACGTACCCACCAAAAGAGGCACCATGTATTTTGGAACCTGGATAGATAACAAAGGGGATTATTTCGATACGGTGCATTTTCCTGATAGCCTGGGGCAGTATCCGTTTTTGGGCGGTGGTTGTTACCTGCTCTTAGGTACCGTGGAAGTCGATTATCATTTTCCAACGGTGACTATAACTAAAATGGCAAAGATGCCCTTTATTGCTGATCCTCGCTATTCTAATGCTTCAGAGAAACAGTACACTGCTCATCAGCAGTTACGAGAAGATGTGAGTATGACCCATCGGGCTCCTTATCCACAGGAGCATGAGATTAATATTCCAAGGCAGAAAATGACTCCATGA